One window of Erwinia aphidicola genomic DNA carries:
- the galE gene encoding UDP-glucose 4-epimerase GalE → MTILITGGAGYIGSHTTLALLEKSKEVIVLDNLTNSSSVALDRVSCITGRSAVFYQGDINDRRIIKEIFGKHKISSVIHFAGLKSVGESVKKPLEYYQNNVTGTLTLLEEMRRAQVYNLIFSSSATVYGTPEAIPLTENSGTGGTTNPYGTSKFMVEQILRDVVKSSPEFAVTILRYFNPVGAHESGLIGEDPGGIPNNLMPFISQVASGKLPQLAIFGDDYPTVDGTGVRDYIHVMDLAEGHLKALEHIAPGINTYNLGTGVGYSVLQMLKAFEKISGKSIPYNIMPRREGDIAECWADTHLAEDQLGWKAKRGLEQMMRDTWNWQEKNPHGFKD, encoded by the coding sequence TTGACTATTTTAATCACTGGCGGAGCTGGATATATTGGCTCCCATACAACGCTAGCACTACTGGAAAAAAGTAAAGAAGTTATTGTGCTTGATAATTTGACAAACTCTTCTAGTGTCGCTTTGGATCGTGTGAGTTGTATAACTGGTCGTAGCGCCGTTTTTTATCAAGGTGATATTAACGATCGCCGTATTATTAAAGAAATTTTTGGAAAGCATAAAATTTCATCGGTAATCCATTTCGCTGGACTCAAGTCAGTGGGTGAGTCTGTTAAAAAACCGCTTGAGTATTACCAAAATAATGTCACTGGCACATTAACATTGCTTGAGGAGATGCGAAGGGCGCAAGTATATAACCTGATATTTAGCTCTTCAGCAACAGTTTACGGCACGCCCGAAGCAATTCCTTTAACGGAAAACTCAGGCACAGGGGGTACAACAAATCCCTATGGCACATCAAAATTTATGGTAGAGCAAATTTTACGTGATGTTGTTAAGTCCAGCCCAGAATTTGCAGTCACTATATTGCGTTATTTTAATCCTGTGGGTGCTCATGAATCAGGCTTAATAGGTGAAGACCCTGGCGGCATCCCTAACAACCTTATGCCTTTTATTTCCCAGGTTGCCAGTGGCAAACTGCCTCAACTGGCCATTTTTGGTGATGATTATCCAACAGTCGATGGTACAGGTGTTCGTGACTATATCCATGTCATGGACTTGGCAGAGGGGCATTTGAAAGCTCTTGAACACATTGCTCCAGGCATCAATACTTATAATTTAGGTACTGGTGTTGGCTATTCAGTTTTGCAGATGCTGAAAGCCTTTGAAAAAATTTCCGGCAAAAGTATCCCATACAACATTATGCCTCGCCGCGAAGGAGATATTGCAGAGTGCTGGGCGGATACTCATCTGGCCGAAGATCAATTAGGTTGGAAGGCAAAACGTGGCTTAGAACAAATGATGCGGGATACCTGGAACTGGCAAGAGAAAAACCCACACGGTTTTAAAGATTAG